One segment of Arcanobacterium phocae DNA contains the following:
- a CDS encoding integrase core domain-containing protein yields MRLEVIELLDLASLEHGGRPRVIRMDNGPEFISQALHEWAGEDETIQAFIPPGQPWHNGFVESFHNRMRDELLEDNSIENLEHAHTLVAHWSQRYNNFHPHSSLGYLSPRQYAEQWKQKTRSTLKSTGPKN; encoded by the coding sequence ATGCGGCTTGAAGTCATCGAGTTACTCGATCTGGCATCACTCGAACATGGTGGCAGGCCACGGGTGATCCGGATGGATAACGGACCTGAATTCATCTCTCAAGCCTTACATGAATGGGCTGGTGAGGATGAGACGATTCAGGCGTTTATTCCACCGGGCCAGCCTTGGCATAACGGGTTTGTTGAATCTTTCCACAACCGAATGCGAGACGAGCTTCTTGAAGATAACAGCATCGAGAACCTAGAACACGCCCACACGTTGGTAGCTCACTGGTCACAACGCTACAATAACTTCCATCCACATTCCTCACTGGGCTACCTCAGCCCACGACAATATGCGGAACAATGGAAACAAAAAACACGGTCAACTCTTAAGTCAACTGGCCCGAAAAACTAG
- a CDS encoding RHS repeat-associated core domain-containing protein, producing the protein MRLDNPYQVVGRLVPGLPEGLEIGSGSIHIHGLAWLRARVYDPTTYSFLTRDPLPAYPGVVWEANPYNYAANNPLSLSDPLGLKPVTDQELAAYNNTRSTSLWHKVKQNGLSWENAVGVGAMIVGGALMFTGVGAGFGGAGVP; encoded by the coding sequence ATGCGGTTAGATAACCCGTATCAGGTGGTAGGCCGTCTCGTGCCTGGGTTGCCTGAAGGCCTTGAGATTGGTAGTGGAAGTATACATATTCATGGTCTGGCCTGGTTGAGAGCACGTGTTTATGACCCCACCACGTATAGTTTCCTTACTCGTGACCCGCTGCCTGCTTACCCGGGCGTGGTGTGGGAGGCAAACCCGTATAATTACGCGGCAAACAACCCATTGTCTTTATCCGACCCACTCGGACTCAAACCAGTCACCGATCAAGAACTCGCTGCTTATAACAACACCCGGTCAACAAGCCTATGGCATAAAGTTAAACAGAACGGGTTGAGTTGGGAAAACGCGGTAGGTGTTGGTGCCATGATCGTTGGTGGCGCACTGATGTTTACTGGTGTGGGTGCTGGATTTGGTGGGGCTGGAGTGCCCTAA
- a CDS encoding RHS repeat-associated core domain-containing protein: protein MHEMESLNIPGLVRVDDVWVVNDNQGNRWVFDVAGLLVAYGSGFVDSVWVYRDGDGRVSRCENHWGRWFECEYCEDRLAVVRDSGGQRIEYIYDGLRRLVEVCLPHGSRSYAWDGRDFIVSVSDVSGVVECVNTFDDDGRVLSQVSPHGRTTRFSYLPGGVTAVSDEDGSRSNTWIGDGFGRTVGVIDCDGNRQSMSYDKYGNLVQVRDREGNATIHLYDERSRVVRDVLPAGGRVDYEWDGFDRLTLLVNGDGSTLAYEYADDDVRYPCRIIDGCGGVTRLSWRQGLIEYVIDPMGVRIDFGYDVHGDLVSITNAVGDKVYLERDDAGRVTKVSTALGYVTEYRYDDRGLLVSRRDPDGAMWRFEYDGSGRLSVVDDPYHAKIHYSYNDAGDVDSYTDALGRTVRREFDDLGNLSVLVLPDGAGYSFVHDGLSRLTSIVDPVGGSWSYTYSKNGFLVGVEDPTGVKNTVRHGLKQSVAYDSRGRVDGVIEFDEYGRPVKSSDPFGGASIVTYDALGRPVELLDGDGGLTVMTRDLAGRVTQVVSPEGRHTTYTYDECGRLSSVDEPGSGLTRFGYDADSRVVERVNAVGEKATYSYDGLGRLTRAWVPGIGQIVRKYDKCGRVTYSSDIKTGIRKFAYDAAGQLVSVTNGVGGKTRYSYDERGRLISVCDPSGTVSERSYDAAGNIVGVKDQLGRVTSWGYDQAGRVLSQVDPDGRRRSVEYDNNGDLVACYGDGRLLSRVERDRDNHRLVVSDWTDKNQTKPVEHVLEYDRQGRLVSQTRHVAHGGSSQVSVQSRWAYNKDGQRICYTTEDGHQVGYSYDEHGRLEGVDHSVLGKVRFGYDNAGRVVSCDCADENHTWAYVDGFISHHYHGQSTSITRDAFGWITSIRNEHGSYTYTYNDAGWLVKVRQLDGNSTTYEYDCAGRIININHANTPDGHSESTRFTYNQASELTRVSTTRDGHATEWGYTYSGQGQRLTRVASNGKTHEYVWDERGWLQEVIERDGHGHTTRTDVHVNALGFLDRVNDTDIEWDYGRPVYNLVGVDHQPFFSITGGIDLGIPTNTGSWRESVNMRLDNPYQITHHHLPSLPDGIGVGSGSLHIGGLAWLGARVYDPTTYSFLTRDPLPALPGVVWEANPYNYAANNPLSLSDPLGLKPVTDQELAAYNANRSTSFWEDTTSFFANNWEYIAAGVAVVVGIGVAATGVGGPLGAAIISGALISGGVSIGSQKYSTGSVDFWQVGKEALVGGVLGGIGAGASNLVSSKLLQYSSTARSALAENLGNEAVKKAGSGVLAMVKGQTKLSVATKIAAESDVFAKSSLALSNIGGEVASNFATANAGYVIDVVSDPARDFSAHDLLLTNINAGVSSGVSAYGNLFKVSETANLGNTFDDNAVKLIINGGTTAVTSGVNMSVDASVNYLMGEDYQIGTELTKTGVTDMGDVLHESIPQINIGN, encoded by the coding sequence ATGCATGAGATGGAGTCGTTAAATATTCCTGGCTTAGTGCGTGTGGATGATGTGTGGGTGGTTAACGATAATCAGGGAAACCGGTGGGTTTTTGATGTTGCGGGTTTGTTGGTTGCGTATGGTTCTGGGTTTGTTGATTCGGTGTGGGTTTACCGTGATGGTGATGGGCGTGTGAGTCGCTGTGAAAATCATTGGGGTCGTTGGTTTGAGTGTGAGTATTGTGAAGATCGTTTGGCTGTTGTTCGTGATAGTGGTGGGCAAAGAATTGAGTATATTTATGATGGTTTACGGCGTTTAGTAGAAGTGTGTTTGCCTCATGGTTCACGTTCTTATGCGTGGGATGGGCGTGATTTTATTGTTTCTGTGAGTGATGTTTCGGGTGTGGTTGAGTGTGTGAATACGTTTGACGACGACGGTCGGGTTCTCTCGCAGGTTTCACCGCATGGGCGCACGACTCGTTTTTCTTATTTGCCTGGTGGGGTGACGGCTGTGAGTGATGAGGATGGTTCGCGTAGTAATACGTGGATTGGTGATGGGTTTGGGCGAACGGTTGGGGTTATTGATTGTGATGGTAACCGTCAGTCGATGTCTTATGATAAGTATGGCAATCTTGTTCAGGTGCGTGATCGTGAGGGTAATGCGACGATTCATTTGTATGATGAGCGGTCTCGTGTTGTGCGTGATGTGTTACCTGCGGGTGGTCGTGTTGATTATGAGTGGGATGGGTTTGATCGGTTAACGCTACTGGTTAATGGTGATGGGTCAACGTTAGCTTATGAGTATGCGGATGATGATGTGCGTTATCCTTGCCGGATTATAGATGGGTGTGGGGGTGTTACCCGGCTTTCGTGGCGGCAAGGGTTGATTGAGTATGTTATTGATCCGATGGGTGTTCGGATTGATTTTGGTTATGACGTTCATGGTGATCTTGTTTCTATCACTAATGCTGTTGGCGATAAGGTTTATCTAGAACGTGATGATGCCGGTCGTGTTACTAAAGTGAGTACTGCTTTGGGTTATGTGACTGAGTATCGGTATGATGATCGTGGGTTGTTGGTTTCGCGGCGTGATCCTGATGGTGCCATGTGGCGGTTTGAGTATGATGGTTCGGGTCGGTTGAGTGTTGTGGATGATCCGTATCATGCGAAAATCCATTATTCGTATAATGATGCGGGGGATGTTGATAGTTATACTGATGCGCTTGGGCGTACTGTCCGGCGTGAGTTTGATGATTTAGGGAATCTCAGCGTTCTTGTTTTGCCTGATGGTGCTGGGTATTCGTTTGTTCATGACGGGTTGTCTCGTTTGACGTCGATTGTTGATCCGGTTGGGGGAAGCTGGTCATATACGTATAGTAAGAATGGTTTTTTGGTTGGGGTTGAAGATCCTACCGGGGTGAAAAATACGGTTCGCCATGGCCTTAAGCAAAGTGTTGCTTATGATAGTCGTGGTCGTGTTGATGGTGTTATTGAGTTTGATGAGTATGGCCGGCCGGTAAAGAGTAGTGATCCTTTTGGTGGGGCGAGTATTGTGACGTATGATGCGTTGGGTCGGCCTGTTGAACTACTTGATGGTGATGGCGGGCTAACTGTTATGACGCGTGATCTTGCTGGGCGTGTCACGCAGGTGGTTAGTCCTGAAGGCCGGCACACTACTTATACGTATGATGAGTGTGGCCGGTTATCTAGTGTTGATGAGCCTGGGAGTGGGCTAACGCGGTTTGGTTATGATGCTGATTCACGGGTGGTTGAACGCGTGAACGCGGTCGGAGAAAAAGCAACGTACTCGTATGATGGTCTGGGGCGTTTAACTCGTGCATGGGTGCCCGGCATCGGTCAGATTGTTCGTAAATATGATAAGTGCGGGCGGGTAACATATAGTTCGGATATTAAAACTGGTATCCGTAAATTCGCCTATGATGCTGCCGGTCAATTGGTGAGCGTGACTAACGGTGTGGGTGGTAAAACACGCTATTCGTATGATGAACGTGGCCGGCTTATTAGTGTGTGTGATCCTAGTGGGACAGTCAGTGAAAGGTCATACGATGCTGCAGGTAATATTGTTGGTGTAAAAGATCAACTCGGGCGGGTTACCTCGTGGGGGTATGATCAAGCAGGTCGCGTGTTGAGTCAGGTTGATCCAGATGGTCGCCGCCGATCTGTTGAGTATGACAATAATGGTGACTTGGTGGCTTGTTATGGTGATGGTCGGCTATTGAGCCGTGTTGAGAGGGATCGAGATAATCACCGGCTTGTGGTGAGTGATTGGACTGATAAAAACCAAACTAAACCAGTTGAACATGTATTAGAGTATGACCGGCAAGGCCGCCTGGTATCTCAAACACGTCACGTAGCTCATGGTGGTTCCAGCCAGGTTTCTGTGCAATCTCGTTGGGCGTATAACAAAGATGGTCAACGCATTTGTTATACAACAGAAGACGGTCACCAGGTAGGCTATTCTTATGATGAGCATGGCCGCCTAGAGGGTGTTGATCATAGTGTTTTAGGTAAAGTGCGTTTTGGATACGATAATGCTGGACGGGTCGTATCGTGTGATTGTGCAGATGAGAACCATACGTGGGCCTATGTTGATGGTTTCATCTCTCATCATTATCATGGTCAATCCACGAGTATTACTCGTGACGCGTTCGGTTGGATAACGAGTATTAGAAACGAACATGGTTCTTATACTTATACGTATAACGATGCTGGCTGGCTAGTAAAAGTTCGCCAGCTAGATGGTAATTCTACAACCTATGAATACGATTGCGCTGGCCGAATCATCAACATTAACCATGCTAACACTCCTGATGGTCATAGTGAATCAACACGTTTTACCTATAACCAGGCAAGTGAACTAACGCGTGTGAGTACAACACGTGATGGTCACGCTACCGAGTGGGGGTATACCTATAGTGGTCAAGGTCAACGCTTAACACGTGTTGCTAGTAATGGTAAGACTCACGAATATGTGTGGGATGAACGAGGCTGGCTGCAAGAGGTTATTGAGCGTGATGGTCATGGACACACAACCCGTACTGATGTTCATGTCAACGCTTTAGGGTTTTTGGACCGGGTTAATGATACGGATATTGAATGGGATTATGGACGCCCGGTATACAATCTTGTTGGTGTAGACCATCAACCATTCTTTAGTATCACTGGTGGTATCGATCTAGGAATCCCTACAAATACCGGTAGTTGGCGTGAATCGGTGAATATGCGGTTAGATAACCCGTATCAGATAACTCATCATCATCTTCCCAGTCTGCCTGATGGGATAGGTGTTGGTAGTGGGAGCCTACATATTGGCGGCCTAGCATGGTTAGGAGCACGCGTGTATGACCCTACCACCTACAGTTTCCTTACCCGTGACCCGTTGCCGGCATTGCCTGGCGTGGTATGGGAAGCAAACCCGTATAATTACGCGGCGAACAACCCGTTGTCTTTATCCGACCCACTCGGACTCAAACCAGTCACCGATCAAGAACTGGCCGCATACAACGCAAACCGATCAACATCTTTCTGGGAGGATACTACTAGTTTCTTTGCAAATAACTGGGAATATATTGCTGCTGGAGTGGCGGTTGTTGTTGGAATAGGTGTTGCTGCTACGGGTGTTGGTGGTCCGTTGGGTGCTGCGATTATTTCTGGTGCGTTGATATCTGGTGGTGTTTCTATTGGGTCGCAAAAATATTCCACTGGTAGTGTCGATTTTTGGCAGGTTGGTAAAGAGGCGTTGGTTGGTGGTGTTCTTGGTGGTATCGGTGCGGGTGCGTCAAATCTTGTATCGTCGAAACTCTTGCAGTATTCGTCAACAGCTAGGTCTGCTTTAGCAGAAAATCTAGGCAATGAGGCGGTTAAGAAGGCTGGTAGTGGTGTGTTGGCGATGGTTAAAGGTCAAACGAAGTTATCAGTTGCAACTAAGATAGCAGCTGAAAGTGATGTTTTTGCGAAAAGTAGCCTTGCCCTTTCCAATATAGGGGGCGAAGTGGCATCGAATTTTGCTACGGCAAACGCGGGGTATGTGATTGACGTGGTCAGTGATCCGGCTCGTGATTTTAGTGCTCATGATCTCCTCCTCACGAATATTAATGCAGGTGTCTCTAGTGGAGTTAGTGCATATGGAAATCTGTTTAAAGTAAGCGAGACCGCTAATCTTGGGAATACTTTTGATGACAATGCGGTAAAACTTATCATCAATGGTGGGACAACAGCCGTTACGAGTGGAGTAAATATGAGTGTTGATGCTAGCGTGAATTATCTCATGGGTGAAGACTATCAAATCGGTACTGAACTTACTAAAACTGGAGTAACAGACATGGGTGATGTGCTACATGAGAGTATCCCTCAGATCAACATTGGCAATTAA